The following are from one region of the Rhodopirellula sp. P2 genome:
- a CDS encoding ThuA domain-containing protein, with product MPKFILVALTALLSPLFAAGVSQGDEAAGSSEKKPLQVLLVAGGCCHDYTTQTKILQEGIEERINAKVTVVLSDNTTTRARFDIYESDDWADGYDVVIHDECSADVTEKPYVGRILKQHLDGVPAVNLHCAMHSYRWDDFRQPVQDGADNAGWYEMLGLQSTGHGPRFPIDIKHLDQHPITAGMEDWTTIDEELYNNIRVFDGASALIQGVQETQPNKKQLKKNPNAKPQEATAVVAWTNEYGPNKTRIFSTSLGHQNETVADARYMDLVSRGVLWAAGQLEEETSASAK from the coding sequence ATGCCAAAGTTCATCCTTGTCGCCTTGACCGCTCTTTTGTCGCCTCTCTTCGCCGCGGGCGTTTCTCAAGGAGACGAAGCCGCCGGTTCGTCCGAGAAGAAACCGCTTCAGGTGCTGCTCGTCGCGGGCGGTTGCTGCCACGACTACACCACCCAAACCAAGATCCTCCAAGAAGGGATTGAAGAGCGAATCAATGCCAAGGTCACGGTGGTCCTCAGTGACAACACGACCACTCGTGCACGATTCGACATCTACGAATCGGATGACTGGGCAGATGGATACGACGTCGTGATTCACGACGAGTGCTCCGCCGATGTCACTGAAAAACCTTACGTCGGCCGCATCCTGAAACAACACCTCGACGGCGTGCCCGCCGTGAACCTTCACTGCGCGATGCACAGCTATCGCTGGGACGACTTCCGCCAACCAGTTCAGGACGGCGCCGACAACGCCGGCTGGTACGAAATGCTCGGACTTCAATCGACCGGCCACGGCCCTCGATTCCCCATCGATATCAAACACCTCGATCAACACCCCATCACCGCCGGCATGGAGGACTGGACCACGATCGACGAAGAACTCTACAACAACATCCGCGTTTTTGACGGTGCGTCGGCACTGATCCAAGGCGTGCAAGAAACACAGCCGAACAAGAAACAACTGAAGAAAAACCCCAACGCGAAACCGCAGGAAGCCACCGCCGTGGTCGCTTGGACCAATGAATACGGTCCAAACAAAACTCGAATCTTCAGCACATCGCTCGGCCACCAAAACGAAACCGTCGCTGATGCCCGCTACATGGACCTCGTCTCGCGAGGCGTCCTCTGGGCAGCCGGTCAACTCGAAGAAGAAACCAGCGCCTCAGCGAAGTGA
- a CDS encoding aldo/keto reductase, which yields MPESTASQPIEDADAASIGNLLPPIVFGTSALGNLYQAVDRDTKRSIVSEWFENGDGVVAADSAGKYGAGLALECMADALRSLQITPDQILISNKLGWRRVPLRTPEPTFEPGAWVGLEHDAVQDISYDGILRCWEQGCELMAPYRPQLVSVHDPDEYLAAASSNDDRKRRWDDILGAYQALSELRDRGEVLAIGVGSKDWQVSQALTRAFPLDWVMLATSLTVRTHPQPLLDFVETLRRQSISVINSAVFHAGFLTGGDHYDYRKVTGETAEDRELLEWRRQFQSHCEQFNVRPAEACVAFGMSPPGVVATALNSSRPSRIAQNVQLVSAHPPAEFWASMKQDGLIDASYPFV from the coding sequence ATGCCCGAGTCGACCGCGTCGCAACCAATCGAAGATGCTGATGCTGCCTCGATTGGCAACCTGCTTCCGCCAATCGTCTTTGGCACCAGTGCGCTCGGCAACCTCTACCAAGCAGTCGACCGCGACACCAAGCGGTCGATCGTTTCGGAGTGGTTTGAAAATGGCGACGGCGTCGTCGCGGCCGACTCTGCCGGCAAGTACGGTGCGGGACTCGCATTGGAATGCATGGCGGACGCTTTGCGGTCACTGCAAATCACACCGGATCAAATCCTGATCAGCAATAAACTTGGCTGGCGCCGAGTGCCACTGAGAACCCCAGAGCCAACCTTTGAACCCGGGGCCTGGGTCGGGCTGGAACATGATGCGGTCCAAGACATCAGCTACGACGGGATCCTGCGATGCTGGGAACAAGGCTGCGAGCTGATGGCCCCCTACCGCCCGCAGTTGGTGTCGGTCCATGATCCGGATGAATACTTGGCGGCGGCGTCCAGCAACGACGATCGAAAACGACGTTGGGACGACATTCTGGGTGCCTACCAAGCGTTGAGCGAACTGCGTGACCGCGGTGAGGTCCTGGCGATCGGGGTGGGCTCAAAAGACTGGCAGGTCTCCCAAGCCTTGACTCGTGCATTCCCGTTGGACTGGGTCATGCTCGCGACCAGCCTCACCGTCCGGACTCATCCGCAACCCCTGCTGGACTTCGTTGAAACGCTGCGACGACAGAGCATCAGCGTGATCAACTCAGCCGTTTTCCATGCTGGATTCCTGACCGGTGGCGACCACTACGATTACCGAAAGGTCACGGGAGAAACCGCCGAAGACCGCGAGCTGCTCGAATGGCGAAGGCAATTCCAAAGTCACTGCGAGCAATTCAACGTTCGCCCGGCCGAAGCCTGCGTGGCCTTCGGCATGTCACCTCCTGGCGTGGTCGCAACGGCTCTGAACAGCAGCCGGCCCAGCCGGATCGCTCAGAACGTTCAACTGGTTTCAGCACACCCGCCTGCCGAATTTTGGGCATCAATGAAACAAGACGGTTTGATCGACGCCTCCTACCCCTTTGTCTGA
- a CDS encoding dienelactone hydrolase family protein: protein MLFRRCEARPPRVSCSALLFAGVLIAGSTWSASVANAEVQTQTIVYNDGDVVLEGFLAFDTKVRPAGTQPDAGKPGVLVVHQWMGLTDYERRRCRQLAELGYIAFALDIYGRGDRPKDTTEAAEFAGKYKSDRELYRRRLNLGLDQLRQADNVATDQLAAIGYCFGGTGAIELARSGADVQGIVSFHGGLDSPTPEDGGNIRAKILVCHGADDPFVPEAEIEAMIAEFNEHDVDWQMNVYAHAVHSFTQPMAGNDNSKGAAYNEKADLRSWDAMRVFFHELFAANPAE, encoded by the coding sequence ATGCTGTTCCGACGTTGTGAAGCCCGTCCCCCTCGTGTCTCGTGTTCGGCGTTGTTGTTCGCTGGAGTTCTGATTGCCGGTTCGACTTGGTCGGCGTCGGTCGCCAACGCGGAAGTGCAGACACAAACGATTGTTTACAACGACGGCGATGTGGTGCTGGAAGGATTCCTGGCGTTCGACACCAAGGTGCGTCCCGCGGGAACGCAGCCTGACGCGGGCAAACCCGGTGTGTTGGTGGTCCATCAGTGGATGGGGCTGACGGATTACGAACGTCGGCGTTGCCGTCAGTTGGCCGAGCTGGGCTACATCGCCTTTGCACTGGACATCTATGGTCGTGGCGATCGGCCGAAAGACACGACCGAGGCGGCTGAGTTCGCGGGCAAGTACAAAAGCGATCGAGAGCTTTACCGCCGTCGCCTGAATCTGGGGTTGGACCAACTTCGCCAAGCGGACAACGTTGCCACGGATCAGTTGGCTGCGATTGGGTACTGCTTTGGTGGAACGGGCGCGATCGAGCTGGCTCGCAGCGGCGCGGACGTCCAGGGCATCGTCAGTTTCCATGGAGGGTTGGATTCACCGACCCCGGAAGACGGCGGCAACATCCGAGCGAAAATTTTGGTCTGCCACGGCGCGGACGACCCGTTTGTTCCGGAGGCGGAGATCGAAGCCATGATCGCCGAGTTCAACGAACATGACGTCGATTGGCAGATGAACGTCTATGCCCACGCGGTCCACTCGTTCACCCAGCCGATGGCTGGCAACGACAACAGCAAAGGCGCGGCCTACAACGAGAAGGCTGACTTGCGATCGTGGGACGCCATGCGGGTGTTCTTCCATGAACTGTTTGCCGCCAACCCGGCTGAGTGA
- the fucP gene encoding L-fucose:H+ symporter permease → MPEPTVAESQNSVEVVPKSYLVAFVLTTFCFALWGFANDITNPLVEAFGRIFNQSNFASSFVQFAFYGGYCFMALPAALFIKKFSYKTGLLVGLALYALGGLAFIPAASVGEFMPFLIAFFVMTCGLSFLETSANPYILSMGPASTATQRLNLAQSFNPLGSIVGILTAKYAILSNINSLDGPERAKLPIEEFDVMKFSDLAIVRGPYVAIGLVIVTMFVLILVKKMPHNQDSDTSLDIAGTLRRLSANSRYVGGVIAQAFYVGAQIMCWTFTAQYGKAVYMAEGLSAGDAAASASSFTLYSMVLFAVARFVCTFLLKYVQPGALLMVLASGAIGLLVPVMLVGGQTGLWALVGVSGCMSLMFPTIYGIALDRVGDDAKLGAAGLVMAIAGGSIMPPLQGYLIDTWSLNWSFVLPLLCFGVIAIYGLFTTKAKAPSAISPA, encoded by the coding sequence ATGCCCGAACCAACCGTCGCCGAATCGCAAAATTCTGTTGAAGTGGTTCCCAAGAGTTACTTGGTCGCGTTTGTTCTGACGACGTTTTGCTTTGCCCTGTGGGGATTCGCAAACGACATCACGAATCCGCTGGTGGAAGCGTTTGGGCGGATTTTCAATCAGAGCAACTTTGCCAGCTCCTTCGTGCAGTTCGCATTTTACGGCGGCTACTGTTTCATGGCGTTGCCGGCCGCCTTGTTCATCAAAAAGTTCTCCTACAAAACCGGCTTGTTGGTTGGACTGGCACTGTACGCGCTGGGCGGACTGGCGTTCATTCCTGCGGCCAGCGTGGGTGAATTCATGCCGTTCCTGATCGCATTCTTCGTGATGACATGTGGCTTGAGTTTCCTTGAAACCAGCGCGAACCCATACATTCTTTCAATGGGTCCTGCCTCAACGGCGACCCAGCGTTTGAATCTGGCTCAATCATTCAACCCACTCGGATCCATCGTCGGAATCCTGACCGCCAAGTACGCAATCCTTTCCAATATCAATTCGTTGGACGGTCCCGAACGAGCGAAGTTGCCCATCGAAGAGTTCGATGTGATGAAGTTCTCGGACTTGGCAATCGTCCGTGGTCCCTACGTGGCGATTGGCTTGGTCATCGTGACCATGTTCGTGTTGATCCTGGTCAAAAAGATGCCGCACAATCAAGATTCCGACACGTCGCTGGACATCGCCGGAACGCTTCGCCGCCTGTCCGCGAACTCACGCTATGTCGGTGGAGTGATCGCGCAAGCCTTTTACGTGGGCGCCCAAATCATGTGCTGGACCTTCACGGCACAGTACGGCAAAGCGGTCTACATGGCCGAGGGGTTGTCGGCCGGCGACGCCGCCGCGTCCGCTTCGTCCTTCACGCTCTACTCCATGGTCCTGTTCGCCGTGGCTCGATTCGTCTGCACGTTCTTGTTGAAATACGTTCAGCCGGGTGCCTTGCTGATGGTTTTGGCTTCCGGTGCGATCGGGCTGCTGGTTCCCGTGATGCTGGTTGGGGGACAAACCGGACTCTGGGCCTTGGTCGGCGTTTCGGGCTGCATGTCCTTGATGTTCCCAACGATTTACGGCATCGCCCTGGACCGCGTCGGCGATGATGCCAAATTGGGTGCCGCCGGATTGGTGATGGCGATCGCCGGCGGATCCATCATGCCGCCGCTGCAAGGCTACTTGATCGACACCTGGTCGCTCAATTGGTCGTTTGTTCTGCCCCTCCTCTGCTTCGGTGTGATTGCGATTTACGGTTTGTTCACCACCAAGGCCAAGGCCCCTTCGGCAATTTCGCCCGCTTGA
- a CDS encoding LptF/LptG family permease, with product MIPTRLTRTILFEILRIFIVALFVLTTLILLIAVGRELIRKGLGPMAVLQLLPFAIPISLQHAVPATALFSVCCVYGRMAADGEISTVKASGISPLRLLQPAIVFAALLSPVAVYCSDMAVSWGKPGVKRVVLLSIEDIAYRLLESDHSYTSDHGFSIHVREIVDRRMISPRVTVRGKGDDAFTVTASEGQLMMDEETQSLVLKLVDSEMIRGKALQGFIPGEHRFEIPLGNALEEDDISTRSPSELPLRLIRNERLRQRERTHAKIGELAAFTGFSLLTSRPSEIGGEKSASIQSSLHASRHRLTRLQTEPWRRWAEGFTCFFFVLVGAPLAILAKTSDYWTTFGMCFLPTILVYYPLYLLGLDQAKAGDMPPYGVWIGNVVLSGVGMILVARVRRY from the coding sequence GTGATTCCAACCCGTCTGACTCGCACGATTCTCTTCGAGATCCTCCGGATCTTTATCGTTGCGCTGTTCGTGTTGACGACCCTGATTCTGCTGATTGCGGTGGGACGCGAATTGATTCGGAAAGGTTTGGGACCGATGGCGGTCCTGCAACTGCTGCCTTTCGCGATCCCGATTTCACTGCAGCACGCGGTCCCGGCAACGGCATTGTTTTCGGTTTGCTGCGTTTATGGACGGATGGCCGCAGATGGAGAGATCTCGACGGTCAAAGCGTCGGGGATCTCACCACTGAGATTGCTGCAGCCGGCGATTGTGTTCGCCGCGTTGCTCAGCCCGGTCGCGGTTTACTGCAGTGACATGGCGGTTTCCTGGGGAAAGCCCGGCGTCAAGCGAGTCGTGCTGCTCTCGATCGAAGACATCGCCTATCGGTTGTTGGAATCGGACCACTCTTACACCTCGGATCATGGTTTCTCGATCCATGTCCGCGAGATTGTGGATCGCCGGATGATTTCGCCGCGTGTCACCGTGCGTGGCAAAGGGGACGATGCGTTCACCGTGACCGCCAGTGAAGGTCAGTTGATGATGGACGAAGAGACACAGTCACTCGTTCTGAAGCTGGTCGACAGTGAAATGATTCGTGGCAAGGCTCTGCAGGGATTCATTCCTGGGGAGCATCGTTTCGAAATTCCTTTGGGCAACGCGTTGGAAGAAGATGACATTTCAACGCGAAGTCCCAGTGAGTTGCCGTTGCGGTTGATACGAAATGAACGCCTTCGGCAACGAGAACGCACGCACGCGAAAATTGGGGAGTTGGCTGCGTTCACCGGTTTTTCTTTGCTGACCTCACGACCCTCTGAAATAGGTGGTGAAAAATCGGCGTCGATTCAGTCGAGCCTGCACGCCAGTCGCCATCGTTTGACTCGTTTGCAGACGGAGCCCTGGCGACGGTGGGCGGAAGGGTTCACCTGTTTCTTCTTTGTGCTGGTGGGAGCCCCGCTCGCTATCCTTGCCAAGACCAGTGACTACTGGACGACGTTCGGGATGTGTTTCCTGCCAACGATTCTGGTTTATTACCCGCTCTATTTGCTGGGGTTGGACCAGGCCAAGGCGGGTGACATGCCGCCGTATGGGGTTTGGATCGGCAACGTGGTGTTGTCCGGTGTCGGCATGATCTTGGTCGCTCGTGTGCGGCGGTATTGA
- a CDS encoding alpha-L-fucosidase yields MSSSMKSRIVLIAMLACITLQPALAQDQTKPHPATLPHPQVEPALETIHATISDGPYQADWNSLEKYEIPQWYKDAKFGIFIHWGAYSVPAYGSEWYPRQMYINRDRRGDNFFQHHIDTYGPQKTFGYKDFIPQFKAEKFDAHEWAQLFKDTGARYVIPVAEHHDGFPMYDCAFTRWDASEMGPKRDVIQELSEAVRAEGMKFGVSSHRAFNWMFYVRDKSFDNADPQYADLYGRPMPFLFEDNAWDYQHNFTPQDKQFKDDWLARSCELVDKYQPDVFWFDFGITPKHGDSTHENNSYAEHLQKFAAYYYNKTSGDDSDLGIINYKFNAFPESAAVLDKERSKMAEIRKPFWQTDTAVSSSSWGYTQNQRYKTPERLVNDLVDIVSKNGCLLLNVGPRPDGTIPEEDQAILKAIGDWLKVNGEAIYETTYWKTFGEGPTSVSEGHVSESKDKPFTSEDLRFTTNNNALYVHGLKWPESNQITIKTLAAGSDLYPEEIASIVLLGSDEPLQWERNASGVTVSLPKEKASKFAYVLKVTH; encoded by the coding sequence ATGAGCAGCAGCATGAAATCCCGGATTGTTTTGATCGCGATGTTGGCGTGTATCACGCTCCAACCCGCCTTGGCGCAAGACCAAACCAAGCCCCACCCGGCGACCTTGCCTCACCCCCAGGTTGAGCCAGCACTCGAAACCATCCACGCCACGATCTCGGATGGCCCCTACCAAGCTGACTGGAATTCGCTGGAGAAGTATGAAATCCCACAGTGGTACAAGGATGCAAAATTCGGCATCTTCATCCACTGGGGTGCCTACAGCGTTCCGGCATACGGCAGCGAATGGTACCCGCGCCAGATGTACATCAATCGCGACCGCCGTGGCGACAACTTCTTCCAGCACCACATCGACACGTACGGTCCCCAAAAGACGTTTGGGTACAAGGACTTCATCCCGCAATTCAAAGCGGAAAAGTTTGACGCGCACGAATGGGCGCAACTCTTCAAAGACACCGGAGCCCGCTACGTCATTCCGGTTGCCGAACATCACGATGGGTTCCCGATGTACGACTGTGCGTTCACTCGCTGGGACGCCTCCGAAATGGGCCCCAAACGCGACGTGATCCAGGAACTCTCCGAAGCCGTTCGGGCGGAGGGCATGAAGTTTGGCGTCAGCAGCCACCGTGCGTTCAACTGGATGTTCTACGTCCGTGACAAATCGTTCGACAACGCGGATCCACAGTACGCGGACCTCTACGGTCGCCCGATGCCGTTCTTGTTCGAAGACAACGCCTGGGATTACCAGCACAACTTCACGCCACAAGACAAACAATTCAAAGACGACTGGCTCGCTCGATCTTGCGAATTGGTGGACAAGTATCAACCCGATGTGTTCTGGTTCGACTTCGGCATCACTCCCAAGCATGGTGACTCAACCCACGAAAACAATTCGTACGCCGAACACCTGCAGAAATTTGCGGCTTACTACTACAACAAAACCTCGGGCGATGATTCCGATCTTGGAATCATCAATTACAAATTCAATGCGTTCCCCGAATCAGCCGCTGTGCTGGACAAAGAACGTTCGAAAATGGCCGAGATCCGCAAACCATTTTGGCAAACGGACACCGCCGTCAGCTCCAGTTCCTGGGGCTACACCCAAAACCAACGTTACAAGACTCCTGAGCGTTTGGTGAACGACCTCGTCGACATCGTCAGCAAAAACGGTTGCTTGTTGTTGAATGTTGGCCCCCGCCCCGACGGCACGATCCCAGAAGAGGATCAAGCCATTCTGAAAGCGATCGGCGATTGGCTGAAGGTCAACGGCGAAGCCATTTACGAAACCACTTACTGGAAAACGTTTGGCGAAGGTCCAACCTCGGTCTCCGAAGGCCACGTGTCTGAATCCAAAGACAAACCGTTCACTTCGGAAGACTTGCGATTCACCACAAACAACAACGCGTTGTACGTGCATGGTCTGAAGTGGCCTGAAAGCAACCAGATCACGATCAAGACACTGGCCGCAGGCAGCGACCTCTACCCAGAAGAGATTGCGTCAATTGTCTTGCTCGGGTCCGACGAACCACTGCAATGGGAACGCAACGCATCCGGCGTCACCGTTTCACTTCCCAAGGAAAAGGCGTCCAAGTTTGCTTACGTCTTGAAGGTCACCCACTGA
- the ylqF gene encoding ribosome biogenesis GTPase YlqF: MSIQWFPGHMHKARLEIQAALPKVDVVMEIIDARIPYSSENPMLAEFRGDKASLKVLTKSDLADPRLTEEWLDALNSSSSTKARAVTTDDVPTIRRLKSALIGMCPHRKGRLINAMVMGIPNVGKSTIINFLAGRKVAKTGNTPAVTQHQQKVDIGDGVILWDTPGMLWPKVHNVSSGYRLALIGSIKDTAMDYTDVGFFAVRYLMDQYPDRLAKRFDLESIAATEMEVIEDIGRRRGCLGRSNRVDLERASRILIQEYRTGGLGQLTLETPATMQRERILTEKLVAEAEEAARLKDEKRKKRFKAKQKAQRKSREMDASRRERRQ; this comes from the coding sequence ATGTCGATCCAATGGTTCCCCGGCCACATGCACAAGGCTCGGCTGGAAATCCAAGCCGCTTTGCCCAAGGTCGACGTGGTGATGGAGATCATCGACGCTCGGATTCCCTATTCGAGCGAAAACCCAATGCTGGCCGAATTTCGCGGCGACAAAGCCAGTTTGAAGGTGCTCACCAAATCGGACCTGGCCGACCCACGTCTCACCGAGGAGTGGCTGGACGCACTGAACAGTTCCAGCTCCACCAAAGCTCGCGCGGTCACCACCGACGATGTGCCCACCATTCGGCGATTGAAATCCGCCTTGATCGGGATGTGCCCCCACCGCAAAGGACGCCTGATCAATGCGATGGTGATGGGCATTCCCAACGTTGGCAAATCAACGATCATCAACTTTTTGGCGGGTCGAAAAGTTGCCAAAACTGGCAACACACCTGCCGTCACGCAGCACCAACAAAAAGTCGACATCGGCGACGGTGTGATTTTGTGGGACACCCCCGGCATGCTCTGGCCGAAAGTCCACAACGTCAGCAGTGGCTATCGGTTGGCGCTGATCGGTTCGATCAAAGACACTGCGATGGACTACACCGACGTGGGCTTTTTCGCGGTCCGATACCTGATGGACCAATACCCGGATCGCCTGGCCAAACGTTTTGACCTGGAATCGATCGCGGCGACCGAAATGGAAGTGATCGAAGACATCGGGCGCCGGCGAGGTTGCCTCGGCCGGAGCAACCGAGTCGATCTGGAGCGTGCCTCACGCATCTTGATCCAAGAGTATCGAACGGGCGGCTTGGGCCAGCTCACGCTGGAGACCCCTGCGACGATGCAGCGAGAACGCATCCTCACGGAAAAGCTGGTGGCCGAAGCGGAAGAAGCCGCTCGCTTGAAAGACGAAAAACGCAAGAAGCGATTCAAGGCCAAGCAAAAGGCTCAACGCAAGTCACGCGAAATGGACGCCTCACGGCGAGAACGGCGACAGTAG
- a CDS encoding alkaline phosphatase D family protein: MLLRLTLTFLAFGIGSLSVQAQQRFLGQGVMSGEVTSTSVLLQTRLTTQEGLDENGDLPGQTGTVRFEWSTAPNFESSQSSEPLSANRDNDFIARHKVSSLRPGTRYYYRVLASSPDGEQPLEPTGQFQTLPSEVSEAPLRFLVFSCMNYNKFLHGNQANASGPLTATDEDKRLGYPALVPMRDLSPAFFVGTGDIVYYDNPYRNAETLTQLRQCWHEQFRFPRLIDFLKNVPGYWSKDDHDFRFNDSDHGKDRLPLPQTGIDAFREQLPIVPAGDHESPTYRTFRVNQHLQIWLTEGRDYRSLNRMKDGPQKTLWGKEQKQWLQDTLKASDAKWKLLISPTPLVGPDDAYKKDNHANLKGFRHEADEFFAWLQSNQIERFMTICGDRHWQYHSIHPSGVHEFACGALNDENSRKGVPPGSPKGTDPEALVVQPFLSPEPSGGFLSVTAGENLLIEFYNDEGKRLYEARP; the protein is encoded by the coding sequence ATGCTGCTACGTCTCACCTTGACCTTTCTCGCGTTTGGCATCGGCTCTTTGTCGGTGCAAGCACAACAACGCTTCTTAGGCCAAGGCGTGATGTCCGGCGAGGTCACATCGACCAGCGTGTTGCTGCAAACCCGCCTGACAACTCAGGAAGGCTTGGACGAAAACGGCGACCTTCCCGGTCAAACGGGAACGGTTCGTTTTGAATGGTCCACCGCCCCCAACTTTGAGTCGTCGCAATCAAGCGAACCCCTCTCAGCCAATCGCGACAACGACTTCATCGCTCGCCACAAGGTGTCCTCGCTCCGGCCGGGAACGCGTTACTACTACCGAGTGCTTGCGTCCTCGCCGGACGGCGAACAGCCCCTGGAACCGACAGGTCAGTTCCAAACGCTTCCTTCCGAAGTCTCCGAAGCCCCCCTTCGGTTCCTGGTCTTCAGTTGCATGAACTACAACAAGTTCCTGCATGGAAACCAAGCCAACGCCTCCGGTCCGCTGACCGCCACCGACGAAGACAAGCGACTCGGCTACCCAGCGCTCGTTCCGATGCGAGATCTTTCCCCGGCTTTCTTCGTTGGCACCGGCGACATCGTCTATTACGACAATCCGTATCGCAATGCAGAGACGTTGACGCAACTTCGCCAATGCTGGCACGAACAGTTTCGCTTCCCGCGGTTGATTGACTTCCTAAAGAATGTTCCCGGCTATTGGTCCAAAGACGATCACGACTTCCGCTTCAACGATTCCGACCATGGCAAAGACCGACTGCCACTGCCCCAAACCGGCATCGATGCTTTTCGAGAGCAGTTGCCAATTGTCCCCGCCGGTGATCACGAATCGCCCACCTATCGAACGTTTCGTGTCAATCAGCACCTTCAAATCTGGCTGACAGAAGGCCGCGATTATCGGTCGCTCAATCGCATGAAGGACGGCCCCCAGAAAACGCTGTGGGGCAAAGAACAAAAGCAATGGCTTCAGGACACACTGAAAGCCAGTGATGCAAAATGGAAGCTGTTGATTTCGCCGACTCCCTTGGTTGGCCCCGACGATGCCTATAAAAAAGACAACCACGCGAACCTGAAAGGCTTCCGGCACGAAGCGGACGAGTTCTTTGCGTGGTTGCAATCCAACCAAATTGAACGCTTCATGACGATCTGTGGCGATCGCCATTGGCAGTACCACAGCATCCATCCTTCCGGTGTCCACGAGTTTGCTTGCGGCGCCTTGAATGACGAAAACTCGCGAAAGGGAGTCCCACCTGGATCGCCCAAAGGCACCGATCCAGAAGCCTTGGTGGTGCAGCCATTCCTCTCCCCGGAACCCAGCGGCGGTTTTCTTTCGGTCACCGCGGGCGAGAACCTGTTGATCGAATTCTACAACGACGAAGGCAAACGACTCTACGAAGCTCGCCCCTGA